The Hordeum vulgare subsp. vulgare chromosome 4H, MorexV3_pseudomolecules_assembly, whole genome shotgun sequence genomic interval taacctcatccaaggacctcctcggtcaaatccgattcaactaaagttggagaaaccgtcacttgccagtcatctttgaacaaagggggttactcgtaacgatgaaaccagtctctcgtaagcgtacgagtaatgtcggtccaagccgcttcaatccaacaataccgcggaatcaagaaaagactaaggagggcagcaaaacgcacatcaccgcccacaaaaccttttgtgttctactcgagaagacatctacgcatgaacctagctcatgatgccactgttggggaacgtcgcatgggaaacaaaaaatttcctacgcgcacgaagacctatcatggtgatgtccatctacgagaggggatgagtgatctacgtacccttgtagatcgtacagcagaagcgttagagaacgcggttgatgtagtggaacgtcctcacgtccctcgatccgccccgcgaacaatcccgcgatcagtcccacgatctagtaccgaacggacggcacctccgcgttcaacacacgtacagctcgacgatgatctcggccttcttgatccagcaagagagacggagaggtagaagagttctccggcagcgtgacggcgctccggaggttggtgatgatcttgtctcagcagggctccgcccgagctccgcagaaacacgatctagaggaaaaactatggaggtatgtggtcgggcagccgtgagaaagtcgtctcaaatctgccctaaaagccccatatatataggagaagggagggggaccttgccttggggtccaagggactcccaaggggtcggccgagccaagggggggaggactcccccccccaaaccgagttggacttggtttggtgggaggagtccccctcccttcccacttcttccctcttttttttacttttcctttgattttcttatcttggcgcataggtctccttggggctgtcccaccagcccactaagggctggtgtatcccccaaaagcctatgggcttccccggagtgggttgcccccctccggtgaactcccggaacccattcgtcattcccggtacattcccggtaactccgaaaaccttccggtaatcaaatgaggtcatcctatatatcaatcttcgtttccggaccattccggaaaccctcgtgacgtccgtgatctcatccgggactccgaacaacattcggtaaccaaccatataactcaaatacgcataaaacaacgtcgaaccttaagtgtgtagaccctgcgggttcgagaactatgtagacatgacccgagagactcctcggtcaatatccaacagcgggacctggatgcccatattggatcctacatattctacgaagatctttatcgtttgaacctcagtgccaaggattcgtataatcccgtatgtcattccctttgtccttcggtatgttacttgcccgagattcgatcgtcggtatccgcatacctatttcaatctcgtttaccggcaagtctctttactcgttccgtaatacaagattccgcaacttacactaagtcacattgcttgcaaggcttgtgtgtgatgttgtattaccgagtgggccccgagatacctctccgtcacacggagtgacaaatcccagtcttgatccatactaactcaactaacaccttcggagatacctgtagagcatctttatagtcacccagttacgttgcgacgtttgatacacacaaagcattcctccggtgtcagtgagttatatgatctcatggtcataggaataaatacttgacacgcagaaaacagtagcaacaaaatgacacgatcaacatgctacgtcttattagtttgggtctagtccatcacgtgattctcctaatgacgtgatccagttatcaagcaacaacaccttgttcataatcagaagacactgactatcatcgatcaactggctagccaactagaggcatgctagggacagtgttttgtctatgtatccacacatgtaaatgagtcttcattcaatacaattatagcatggataataaactattatcttgatacaggaattataatgataactatacatttattattgcctctagggcataattccaacaacggcCACCATCTCTGGTTATGGCACGAGGCCAAGACATGGTTTTCACCAAAATCCACACCACCTCAGCCGCAATTACGCATTGGCGTAAATATGACCCCTAAATACCCGCGGACACGCCTGGTCAGTGACTGAGCGTGTCCGCTATTTGTCCGTCCGCGCAACCATACCTTTTTCTGatatgtccggtcacttgcacgtgattgatgaagagaaagaaaagaatgaataaagaaaaaaagatgaTTTATGGTGTTCCCGAATTTATAGGGATGCCATGAGGGGTCCGGTTGGGCTTCCTTCTCTCCTGTCCGATCAGGACGTGTGTAGATGCTCTTCTCAAGCAAGACATCATTCGCCGGATAGGGAATGGGCAATCTACACATATTTGAGACGATAATTGGATCCCAAAGGAGACGACTCCTCGACTGATCACCTCTCTAGTGCTGAACCCTCCACAGATGGTCTCCGAGTTGCTGCTCCCAGCTATAGCCTTGCGGAATGAGGTATTGGTGCGAGTGACCTTCGTACCGGTTGATGCGAATGCAATTCTGAAGATCCCAACCTGCACATCTAATACGCAGGATTCCTTGGCTTGGGGGCCGGACAGAAGAGGTAACTTCTCTGTCTCATCTGCATACAAGTTTTTGCTGAACACAAAATTACAACGTGAAGAATGGCTGCAAGGTAGGAGTGGATCGTCTCATTCTCAACGAGATGAGAAATAATGGTGTTCACTCTGGAACTTGAAGGTTCTGTCTAAAGTCAGATTTTTTCTGTGGTGCCTCGCTCACCACTCGGTGCCAACTACTGATGTGCTCAAGTACCGGAATATGGGAGTGGATGATGCGTGTTCGTTATGTGTCTGTCATGATTCATGGAGGCACACTCTCGTATCCTGCAATCCATTAAGATGTGTGTGGGTTCTATCAGATGAGGAACTGGTAAGCAATTCGTAGACAGTTCTGAACCAAATGCTCGGTTGTGGTTGTTCGATCTGGATGATCGCTTGTCTCAAGCTCAATTATCTAGATTGGCTGTGACATTGTGGGCCATATGGTATGTCAGGAGGAAAGCTGTCTATGAATCAATCATCCAAAGCCCCCAGTAGACAACCAGTTGTGTTGACAAGCGGAGCTTGGGCAGGTTGCACCGCCTCTTCCGCAGCCTTTAGTGGGGGCGCTAGCTCCACAAGTGCAGCAATGGATTCCACCTCCCGCTGGAAAGGTAAAGATAAATGTTGATGGAGCTGTCGCTCGCTCACATTGGGGAGGGGCTGTTGCAGCAGTTTGCAGAGATCAAAATGGGCACTACCTGAGTTCGTCAACCATTGTTTTCCCTTTCACTAGTGAACCTCGGATTTTGGAGACGTATGCTTGCCGTGAAGCACTTGCTCTTGCTGAGGATCTTGCGGTCCAACACTCAGATTGCGAGGGGTGGTAAATGATATCTCTCGAGGCACGGAAGGTCCAAATACTGCTATCATGAGataattgcaaggcaataccataCTTGGGCACGTCGTGACGGATAGGTACCACTAGTCAAAAGTTCTGCACGTCAGTATCATTTCACAGACTAATTGTTGCAAAACGGGCTAACAAACGTATAAACGCGTATTGACCACGTATCTGACAGACCTGGCCCGCATGTCAGGCGACACGGTGGCGTACACGAGCGGACGCGGACGAACCGGCTCGGTCGCTCGCTCCCCTCCCCTATGTCGTTGTAACTGGCCCCGCAATTCAGGGGAACTTCACGAGTCACCGACACTGGCCTGGATCGGGCTGGCGACGCGACCACCACACCGACGCACCGGACCGAAGCTCCTTATGCCCACACGCCACACGTTGGCCTAGATCCAATGCGGTGGCCATATCCACCAGCGGAAACACGCGCTACCCCTGGGCATATCCACCAGAGGAAACGCGCGCTACCCCTGGGCATCAGTGAGGAGGCCTCGGGACACCTTCATGTTGCCCTGCTCCCCATGCGCGCACCGTTCCCCTCGGCTTTTGGCAGAAGTCACCATCAAGACGCCCCGAGCCACCCGGCCACCACGCGTCCATCGCGAGATCTCCTCGAGCCACCTTGGAAGGCAGAGGGGCGCCGTCACCGCAACGAGGCTAGAGACAGTGGCGGagaagaggaggcggaggggagGGGGGCGCCGGCGACTCACGAAGTTCCTCAGAATCGCGGGGCCAGTTACAACGAAGTTCCTCGGAATCGCGGGGCTAGCTACAACAATAATCAGTCTGAGCCAGTTAATAGATCTAGCCAGTTACAACGAGCGACCGAGCCGGCTCGTGTACGCCACCGTGTCGTGTGACATGCGGGCCAGGTCTGTCGGATATGTGATCAATACGCGTTTATACGCTTGTCAACCCGTTTCatctatactactattaaacaaGCAAACGAGAACTTTCTTAGGTGCACTCaacaattagtacaacaaaatacACGAAGCAATCAGCACCACACAATTAGTCTCCCAAACCCTAATCCAACAGCCAGCATTTACCTAATACATCTATGTGTGCACTTAGCAAATTCCTATGActgaccgtgctccacctccaACAGACAGCGTTAATAGCTCGCTGTGAAAACACCCCGCTGAAACCGCTCGCACAGATCCCCTCTCACCCGATCGGCCCCTCGCCCCCTCGCGCTCGCCGTCGGCCCCGCACCGCGCCACCGCCGGCCACGCGCCCCGCCACCGTGGCCCTCCTCTCCCACCGCCGAGCCCCGCTACCGCCAGCCGCGCGCCGCGCCACCGCAGCCCTCATCTCCCGCCCCCGATCGGCCCCTCGCCCCCTCGCGCTCGTCGTCGGCCCCTCGCCCTGCCACCACCGGCCACGCGCCCCGCTACCGCCGGCTGCGCGCCGTGCCACCGCGACCCTCATCTCCCGCCCCCAATCGGCCCCTCGCCCCCTCGCGCTCGCCGTCGGCCCCTCTCCCTACCACCGCCGGCCACGCGCCCCGCCACCGTGGCCCTCCTCTCCCGTCGCTGAGCCCCGCTACCGCCAGCTGCGCGCCGCGCCACCGCGGCCCTCATCTCCCGCCCCCGAGACCCGCCACGGACGTCCCCGCGCTGCACCACCGCCGCCCTCCTTCCCACCGCCGATACTTCCGAAGAGAATGATTGCCTGGTTGGGATCTAACcgtttgattcttttttcttgtttGGGATGCTCTGTCTTTGCCCCCTCTTTCAGATAGTTCATGAATAGGACGGCTGCTAGGCAGGTTAGGTTCATGATAGATGATGAAATATGGGGAGCAAGTTAGTCAGGGTCAGCAAATGGATGGTTTTGTGAAGGAGAAAGCTGCTAGGGAATCGGGCAATGGCCGGAAGATCAAGACGAGCCCTTCTATCAATCTGAATTCCTTGCCTACAATGGCCCCTGCTCCTGTGGAGATTGTTGTCTTGCACAGTGCAATGGAGTCAGGCGCCAACGATGCTGAGTCCAGTGTCACTGATAAGAAGAAGCCCCCGAAGAATGAGGAAGTTGATGAAGGCAAAATTCAGGCACATGCAGACATGAAGAGCGACTCAGTTGACCCTTTGAATAACGAGAACCATGCCGGGGAGAAGGATGCTTTGGTAAGTGTGCTAGAAAATGAGGGGTGTGCGGATAGTGGCGATAATTATAAGGGCGTTCAAGTTCTCAGCGTTGTCAAAAAGGATGAGCCTGAGAAAATTGTTGATTATATTAATCGTGTAACGGTTGCGGAATATAGAGAGGAGAAGGGTGCCGCCGGTTCTACTTCTGCAATTACTGCGGTGCGAGCACCTAGCTCCCGGTCGTCTTGTTACCATGGCGTGATCAGGTAGGCTTAGTTTTGATGAGAGGAAAGAAACAGAACAATGTGTTTCATTATATTAACTAAATAGATGCTTGATAAAGCTGCTTATCAGACTTCATCAATTGTGCAGGCATAGGTGAAGTGGGAAGTATGAAGCTCATTTGTGGGATAGTACTTGAAGAGTAGAAGGACCGAGAAGGAAAGGAAAGCAAGGTATGCCTATTTTTCTATATCTATACTACTATTTTCTGCTTTCTTTAATTCCTGCAACTATTCCCTATAGCAAAAATGTGTGACATGGTCCAACACATATCTTACAGTATTTTCAATGACCACAAAAATAATTGGGCCCATTGGAATATGTTTGGATTTTTCCATGAAATTTAAGAGCACTTTTAAATGCAAAAATGACTCTGTTTTGATGGTGAGGTCTACACCAACATCGagggtgatgttgttttccttaataATAATTGTTTTGGATTATTCCACAATTGTGCAACATTTTTCCGATGCTGTTTGGGAAATTATTTTATTTCCATATAATTCAGAGTCATTTTACGTGGAATTTGAAAAGAGATATGAATTTCAACTTGATCATATCCAATTTAGCAAATTGTTTAGTTGTtgatcatggtcatcactgtagcttaattacaatgctcACTGTAGCAAAAACTGAGAATGTCACAAGACCGGCATACCCCATTAATAAGCCACAATTCTTCACCTGTGAGGTAGCTCTAGAAGCTTTAATTTCATGTCAACCGATTATTATGATTTGTGCTCAGCAAAGGACCTACCTATTATTATGATTTTACACTACTGTTTCCGTTCACTGGTTATATATGTTGGGACTGTTGATATTTTTTGTGATTTGCAGTTACTCACAACGGATTTCTGTTTGATTTTTTGGAGTTTTTGCAGGTGATACCTCAACCTTTATATACAAGTGCCAAAAGATCTTAGGTTGTATATATTTCCTCTGAAATACCAGGTTGTTGTGCTGTTCTAATGCCAGATTATCTGTATTTTAAGCCTTTTTTCAGACATCGAAGCTAGATATGATGCATCAAGTGAAGAAGTTAGGATTCATTTCAGCTTGCTGCAACCTTCAAATGATCTCAATGTTTCTCCTTGTCTTATGTTACTCCAGACATTTTTTTCATTATTCCATTAAGTACgtttgttttcaatttttttaatgaaGTGCAAGTAATGTGTATATTGTGTGTGTTTCAATATTTTtgcagctatatatatatatctatatatatatatatacacacacacactaaaATTTTAATATAAAAAACAATTTATAAATTGTTCGGTTAGTTGTGCGTTGCACATGCATGCTAACTAGTAACAATTAGTCTGTGAAGTAGTACTGACATGTAAAAACTACTTTTGACTAGTGATACAATACGGTACTTGCTTGCAATTATCTCTGCTATCATACATAATCTAGGATAACTTAAGAGTAGGTAAACATGTGTGGCTGGTATCCCATGACACCAACCTTGTACATCtctcctaataataaagcacccaTAGTTTCTATCCTTCGTCGTGGCGGTTTTGCAGAAAGGCCCCTGTAGTTTCCTCTAATTAACCCGCAGTTCGTTTATAAGTGAGGCGAACCGTTTTTTCACATTTTACAAAAGACCCCCTTACTTTCATGCTAAATAACCCGCGGTCCAAACTGTAGCCAGAGTGAATCGTTTTTCAAATTTTGTACGTAAACCCCTCACATATGCGTTAATAACCTCGAAGTCCATTCAGAATGAATATAAAAtttcaaataacaatatcttttaaaccgtaaatccaatttaaacatgttatatatgaaatttgattagaaaaatgtgtagagtttgaatatgttgttattttacatgttaaatattttttaaaatactatATAGAATATAATGCTAATCAATATTTGTCTTTATTTTGTATCGACTATTTGTATTGTAACATGTTAACTTAAGCATCAATATTTGATAAATGTTATAATCTTTGGACATGTTAAGCATCAATATTTGATAAATGTTATAATCTTTGGACATGATGTACTTGCACTAGGTTCTTTCCTTGTACATATTTTATGATCGACCTTACGTACGTGCCTTTTTTTTACAGTATCCAGTGCGTTTTTATCAATGAACTACACTTTTTTCattgtgcaacgcacgggcatttgtgctagtattTTATAAAGAGGACCATCTTTTCTAAAAATAATATGCTCTTACCATACCCTCTCACAAGGGCCCAAGGGAAAGAAAACTTGCGCACACATTTTATTCCTCAGTCatgcacaaaggagaagacaactcAGAACGGCAGCTCTATCAGGCGCGCGTACACAAACACAAGTACAATCCGCGCCACACCGTCCAAAGTCTAAACACACGGGCACGCAAACGGAGGAAGATGAGCTGCCGACTGCCTACTGGATGTAGGACATGCCGGTGATGTCGAGGTCGCGGTCGCCGGTGGACGGGGGCGGCGGGTGCCTGGGCTTTCCCACGGGCTCCTCCGGCCCGTCGGCGCTCTGCGTGGCACTGGCCCGCTGCTTCCCGGGCTCCCGCCGGCCCTCCTCCGCCGCGTACATCCCTCCGCCGTACGCCTCACGCGTCACCGGCTTCATCTCCGAGATGTTGGGCGCCTGGTGCTGCGGCTGCCGCTGCCCGGCGGCGAGGTCGGCGAGGCTGCCGTCCGGGTCGGTCGACGGCACCTTGggcttctcctccctctcctccatcGCCTTCTTGGCGTTGCTCGGCGTCAGCTTCTCCATCGCTCCGCTCTGCTGTAACAAGCTtggctagtagtagtagtagcagctccGGCTGCAGAAATTATCAGTGGCTGGCTGAGCAGGACGCTGGGAGTGGTCGTTCCGGCGGGCTTGCTTTTATAGGTAAGCGTTGGATTGGATCGGACCGGACGGTGGATCGGGGCGGGAGGAAGGCTCGCGAAGTTCGTGTGCGTGCTGCGCTGGGGAAGGCAACGCGTGTCGCCGGGCGAGCGCTGGCTGTGGCACGCGCGGCGCACACCTGGCCTGGTCGGTGCCTCGGGCGGCGGCGAAGGGCGACTCGTGGACGCCACGGCGACAGAAGCAGCCATGCTTTGTGGATGGAGCTGTGGATAGGTGTCTTTCGTGCTTGGGCTCGCCAACTTCTCCACGAAAATGGTAGCAGCATATACAAAAAAACCTTAATCGAAAGTAGCGGTAATTTTATCTTTTCAAAGCATGTTATGAAATTCATTAGTTAAGAAGGTGCGGCCGTGCGTCGGCCGCACCGATATGGACATTGGTTACCCTTTCTCGTCCAAACGGATAAAAACAGGCCGAAACAGACGACCGTTTGAGATCGTGCGCTAGAGTTGGCCTCAGTTGCATGCAACGAACATAACTGggcgaagaagaaaaagaaaacatctACTTTGTGTGAATCTTCGATCTAAATGTACATCAAATTAAGACGAAAACAGATATGCACGAATATAGAACATACATAAAATAGAAATTAATCATTGTTCATGATAACTAAAAAACATAGTATGCGTATGAAATGGTTGAAGTTGCTCATAAGTTTATAATTAATGGATGTCCCCACAAATTTAGCGGACGCATGCATCGAGATACGCCGCTTTGTAGGATCTTAGAGTGCgtgtcagttttctttttcttggccctGTTTAGATACTCTAACTTAGCTACatgttagagttagtttctagctcatgACCAACCTTAAACTAACTCTAGTCAAAGATGTGTTTGGATGATAGGGTTAGATTGGCGATAGTTGTATTTGATGGAGAAAAGTGATTTTTTAGTGGGTCGTTACCTGGTGGATAGAGAGAGAAAAGTGACCTTTAGTGGGCCCAgtaaaaactagctccaattagcaccttTTGGGCGGGCTAGTTTTTTTGATGGGTTAGATACAACTAGCTCCAATCTAACCCTCATGTTTGGATACTTTAGTGCTATTTGAGcctcaactagctcaaactaactctaGCCTATGTATCAAACAAGGCCCTTGTTTTGACTGCAAAACAGGCTTTCGCCATGTTAGAAAGTTACGGAAGACAAATAATTTTTTTTATCAAATCAGTATGTTGCAAACCAATTGATGATCTATTCCGCCAACTTTTTGGACATACAATGGCTACAAACTAAACAGAAATAGCTAGCCAAAAATTTGATCATACCCTTTGCATTGGTCATGTCAAAATTTTGATGAGGCTAGTTGGggctccaaccaaacacaccctccaCCTG includes:
- the LOC123447293 gene encoding uncharacterized protein LOC123447293; amino-acid sequence: MEKLTPSNAKKAMEEREEKPKVPSTDPDGSLADLAAGQRQPQHQAPNISEMKPVTREAYGGGMYAAEEGRREPGKQRASATQSADGPEEPVGKPRHPPPPSTGDRDLDITGMSYIQ